Proteins found in one Aspergillus puulaauensis MK2 DNA, chromosome 8, nearly complete sequence genomic segment:
- a CDS encoding ankyrin repeat domain-containing protein (COG:M;~EggNog:ENOG410PF7T;~InterPro:IPR002110,IPR036770,IPR020683;~PFAM:PF12796,PF00023,PF13637,PF13606;~go_function: GO:0005515 - protein binding [Evidence IEA]): MGAPCPQDITTEIRKFFGAERIHPDLRDLEHIFRLLFELLPDTVYIIDGLDALDQKHSKSLLQFVQSLFRSIKNPRGPRILLFSRDQVPGYINMATFIPGIRRISTSKNVMRDIKVYLDTSITDKSLCRRLTDNVELLEKVRQTLLTKSLGMFLWVHLVLEILWDTCHTDAEIRSALATLPKGLEEVYSRCLDRITFRESYAPLVLKWVSFATRPLHIEELREAVSFGLEDTRWNEETKPQKDVLLGCCANLVIVDRADECVRFAHSSVQQYLEKRLEQDGDSNSDLAYPTIERGSLECGELCVAYLSFSDFSLQVREYSTEGTTIPAPSPASIAQQVLSRHPRTRRLFSRLLPEKSETPITFHAVRTRSTPDWGRYKFLNYAVTNWAIHTKKITDTSLVWGKFMTLATCFNETWNFHPWVAGGRSNESRIHGLFSWAVKEQHEPLLSIAMAAGESYHRICNLPLIGERLPALHVSSKLGYTAVARALRDSCKLNMPDWEGRTALHHAASRGHTEICHLLLDKEGMKVDTVGQAQCTPLWLAASNGHVDVARVLIQNTSNAEVKENTTRQSPLSVAARNGHLAMVDFLLQIGTDLESKDGFGRTPLLWAVLNGREEVTKLLLKRADLEVKDDRGWAPLSTAAAHGYGAIVSLLLDRGSDKEASGTGQTPLSEATRNGQKAIVKLLLDRGAHIESRGVNGETPLAWAAASGYKEAAKLLLTRGAKIEAKDTTGKTPLLFAASQGHPTLIQLLAHNRANLEATDNTGRTPLSWAAGNGNDAEVALLLELGADAEHKDAANRTPLSWAEQQGKHTVAKALRRMAGGVIT, translated from the exons ATGGGCGCGCCGTGTCCGCAAGATATAACAACCGAAATTCGGAAATTCTTTGGCGCTGAACGGATCCACCCGGACTTGAGAGACCTGGAGCATATCTTTAGGTTGCTTTTCGAGCTCCTGCCAGACACAGTCTATATAATTGATGGCCTAGACGCCTTGGATCAGAAGCACAGCAAATCTCTTCTGCAGTTTGTCCAATCGCTATTTCGCTCTATTAAGAACCCTAGAGGACCCCGGATCTTGCTGTTCAGCAGGGATCAAGTTCCAGGATACATAAACATGGCCACATTCATACCTGGCATTCGTCGGATTTCGACATCGAAAAATGTCATGCGAGACATCAAGGTCTACCTTGACACCAGCATCACGGATAAGAGCTTGTGCAGAAGACTCACTGACAACGTCGAGTTACTTGAGAAAGTTAGGCAAACCCTTCTAACCAAGTCCTTAGGAAT GTTTCTTTGGGTGCACCTGGTCCTGGAAATTCTCTGGGATACTTGCCACACAGATGCAGAAATACGCTCAGCGTTGGCCACATTGCCCAAAGGACTTGAAGAGGTATATAGCCGCTGCTTGGATAGAATAACGTTCCGCGAGAGCTATGCACCGCTGGTGCTCAAGTGGGTTAGCTTTGCCACCAGGCCCCTACATATCGAGGAATTAAGAGAGGCTGTCTCGTTCGGGTTAGAGGACACACGGTGGAACGAAGAGACAAAGCCGCAGAAGGATGTTTTACTGGGCTGCTGTGCGAACCTTGTTATTGTGGACCGCGCAGATGAGTGTGTGCGCTTCGCACATTCGTCGGTACAGCAATACCTCGAGAAGCGCCTCGAACAAGATGGCGATTCAAACAGCGATCTCGCGTACCCAACTATAGAAAGGGGCAGTCTAGAATGCGGAGAATTGTGCGTTGCGTACCTCTCATTCTCAGACTTCAGCCTCCAGGTAAGGGAGTATTCAACGGAAGGAACAACAATCCCAGCCCCGTCTCCAGCATCAATAGCACAGCAGGTTCTTTCTCGTCATCCACGCACCAGACGTCTTTTCTCACGACTTTTGCCTGAAAAGAGTGAGACTCCTATAACCTTTCACGCCGTTCGCACGCGGTCAACTCCGGATTGGGGACGCTACAAGTTCCTCAATTACGCTGTCACAAACTGGGCAATACACACAAAGAAAATAACCGATACGTCTCTGGTTTGGGGGAAATTCATGACACTTGCCACATGTTTCAATGAAACTTGGAACTTTCACCCCTGGGTGGCTGGTGGCCGCTCAAATGAATCGCGTATCCACGGGCTTTTCAGCTGGGCAGTCAAAGAGCAACACGAGCCCTTGCTGTCAATTGCTATGGCTGCGGGAGAATCATACCATCGCATCTGCAATCTCCCCCTGATTGGCGAAAGACTTCCGGCCCTTCATGTCTCTTCGAAACTGGGCTATACGGCCGTAGCGAGGGCTCTACGAGATTCTTGCAAACTCAATATGCCAGACTGGGAAGGCCGTACGGCTCTACACCACGCAGCCAGTAGAGGGCACACTGAAATCTGTCACCTACTTCTAGACAAAGAGGGTATGAAGGTAGATACTGTAGGGCAGGCCCAATGTACACCACTGTGgctcgccgccagcaatgGGCACGTGGATGTCGCTCGCGTGCTTATACAGAACACATCGAATGCTGAAGTCAAAGAAAATACCACTCGCCAGAGCCCTCTTTCCGTGGCCGCACGAAACGGGCATCTTGCAATGGtcgactttcttcttcagataGGGACTGACTTAGAGTCAAAAGACGGTTTTGGTCGAACACCTCTACTGTGGGCTGTTCTTAACGGACGGGAGGAGGTAACAAAACTACTTCTTAAGCGCGCCGACTTGGAGGTTAAGGATGATAGAGGCTGGGCACCACTATCCACGGCTGCAGCACACGGGTATGGGGCGATAGTGAGTCTATTACTCGATAGGGGCTCTGATAAGGAGGCTTCTGGTACAGGTCAAACACCACTGTCAGAGGCTACAAGAAATGGACAAAAGGCTATAGTAAAACTACTGCTTGACAGAGGCGCTCATATAGAGTCGCGGGGCGTAAATGGTGAAACCCCTCTGGCATGGGCTGCAGCATCCGGATATAAGGAGGCAGCAAAGTTGCTGCTTACCAGGGGCGCTAAAATCGAGGCAAAGGATACTACAGGAAAAACACCATTACTATTTGCTGCATCACAGGGCCACCCAACTCTAATTCAGCTGCTGGCCCATAATCGTGCTAACTTGGAGGCCACAGATAATACCGGCCGTACACCCCTATCATGGGCCGCTGGCAACGGGAATGACGCAGAAGTAGCTCTGCTGCTTGAGCTGGGTGCTGACGCGGAGCATAAAGACGCTGCAAACCGGACACCACTGTCATGGGCGGAACAGCAGGGAAAACATACAGTAGCAAAGGCCCTTCGGCGCATGGCCGGTGGAGTTATTACTTGA
- a CDS encoding uncharacterized protein (COG:M;~EggNog:ENOG410PF7T;~InterPro:IPR000845,IPR035994;~PFAM:PF01048;~go_function: GO:0003824 - catalytic activity [Evidence IEA];~go_process: GO:0009116 - nucleoside metabolic process [Evidence IEA]): protein MATNRLHQDYTVAWLCALPCEMAAAEAMLDEKHFDLPTATGDDNTYILGRVYSHNVVIACCRSGVYGTTSASTCATQLQATFKSIRFFLLVGIGGGAPTDKADIRLGDVVVSRPTREFGGVVQYDYGKTISGGRFVRTGLLNKPRSVLLTAIARLEAAHKAAPSKIPATLAEMVERNPGMGRFTYKGKDRDILFDSEYDHCEENDTCDDCDTQRAVVRPDRMDCEPVVHYGLIASGNQVIKHAQTRDRLAQELGILCFEMEAAGVMDDFQCLVVRGICDYSDSHKNKQWQEYAAATAAAFAKELLSVVHAVQVLDTPLLKSDALYYRASPPSGKTYALDRLVPQDDASDFELMIHRISDYDEKRVHRRLLQKRLVGTTRWFLDNTDFKAWFSERTVSALWCSGKIGSGKTIIALVSWFPRSRF from the exons ATGGCGACGAATCGTCTTCATCAGGATTATACCGTCGCTTGGCTCTGTGCCTTGCCCTGCGAGATGGCTGCCGCAGAAGCCATGCTGGACGAGAAACACTTTGACCTACCAACTGCGACGGGAGATGATAATACCTATATTTTGGGTCGGGTATACAGCCATAATGTTGTGATTGCGTGCTGCCGATCCGGTGTTTATGGCACGACGTCAGCATCGACATGCGCAACACAACTGCAAGCAACGTTCAAGTCGATCCGGTTCTTTTTACTTGTCGGCATCGGAGGAGGAGCCCCGACTGACAAGGCCGATATTCGACTTGGCGATGTGGTGGTAAGCAGGCCGACCAGGGAATTTGGAGGCGTGGTACAATACGATTATGGTAAGACGATAAGCGGCGGTCGCTTTGTGCGTACTGGACTGCTGAACAAGCCACGATCGGTGCTATTGACGGCCATCGCTAGACTGGAAGCAGCACATAAGGCGGCACCAAGCAAGATCCCTGCTACATTGGCGGAGATGGTAGAGAGAAATCCCGGCATGGGGAGGTTCACATACAAAGGCAAAGACCGGGATATCTTGTTTGATTCGGAATATGACCACTGTGAGGAGAATGATACTTGTGATGACTGCGATACTCAAAGGGCCGTGGTTAGACCTGATCGAATGGATTGTGAGCCTGTTGTCCACTACGGGCTCATTGCGTCTGGCAATCAAGTAATAAAGCACGCCCAAACAAGAGACAGGCTAGCGCAGGAACTTGGAATCCTATGCTTTGAAATGGAGGCCGCCGGGGTGATGGACGACTTTCAGTGCCTCGTGGTTCGAGGAATTTGTGACTACTCAGACTCGCATAAGAACAAACAGTGGCAGGAATATGCGGCAGCAACTGCGGCAGCCTTTGCGAAAGAGCTTCTTTCTGTGGTCCACGCAGTTCAGGTTTTGGACACACCATTACTAAAGTCAGACG CATTGTATTACCGTGCAAGTCCTCCATCTGGGAAGACGTATGCCCTAGATAGGCTTGTGCCTCAAGACG ACGCTTCAGATTTTGAATTGATGATTCATCGGATATCGGATTACGACGAGAAAAGAGTGCATAGAAGGCTCCTGCAGAAACGGCTTGTGGGTACTACGCGGTGGTTCCTTGATAATACAGATTTCAAGGCCTGGTTCAGTGAGAGAACTGTTTCTGCGTTGTGGTGCTCGGGGAAAA TTGGCTCGGGCAAAACAATAATAGCGTTGGTTTCTTGGTTCCCTCGTTCGAGATTTTAG
- a CDS encoding Zn(II)2Cys6 transcription factor (COG:S;~EggNog:ENOG410PGDR;~InterPro:IPR036864,IPR007219,IPR001138;~PFAM:PF00172,PF04082;~go_function: GO:0000981 - DNA-binding transcription factor activity, RNA polymerase II-specific [Evidence IEA];~go_function: GO:0003677 - DNA binding [Evidence IEA];~go_function: GO:0008270 - zinc ion binding [Evidence IEA];~go_process: GO:0006351 - transcription, DNA-templated [Evidence IEA];~go_process: GO:0006355 - regulation of transcription, DNA-templated [Evidence IEA]), which translates to MVRHQKAVCSTCRRRKSRCDGGIPRCSACAASSSTCRYEKAPSIAYVRCLQSRIHDLEAKLENAETASSPPSSLLETSAFTNQDDNSISLNARGAVIYHNQTSAIHEDPPDASHQSPDSAPQPSTSAAAEKTTSDTRRHLVANAAAQKDLELLTLNATSPQADVPPEISNVLLRLHWCWLHPSFLFVYRPAFTRDLLQSALQVHDTTYCSATLFKVLCAHSCRFIRDPEALWSSEKQNENFTQLCNRLMTEAKALLAMETLKQPSIPTIQALLQQSARDIACGQSSSSWLYSGMAFRMAIDLGLHVSPDILQRHSPTLSTEDVEIRKRLFWSLYSWDKHISLYLGRMPNFVTGSESVSLEFLDDFTDNDPWEPFYGPNPASNELPAYPAVPGHIVSCFTQLCKLCKLISQMLLNLYSSSSVSDTQSSPSARAAAFVHIDRKLQEWHESLPSFLHISPDNIPELSPPPHITSLNLMYHTTLILLHRPLVSSGQALSSDASRKSWEICRSATTTIYHLLQMYIKTFGFHHITYMNSYCTYTAATTAVYQLETSDFRPDHDHTNEAVWTELRFLLDILQRTSSAMPGLNRSIDIIRTRIKRILDRQAARQLESLFPAQTQSVGHTSRRAAHEAPAPDRENERNPAYNDPKSTSVDNAPRFPGSEDALVDDPNGLDVWLPAFPGQDVSYGAEVMLDLRDVVTPETRSALMGSNLDPHMQLNAPIPQYPQFGYDSFGDASFSPLPPGEGM; encoded by the coding sequence ATGGTGCGACACCAAAAGGCAGTATGCTCGACGTGCCGTCGTCGGAAGAGCAGATGCGATGGAGGCATTCCACGTTGCTCCGCCTGCGCCGCTAGCTCTTCTACCTGCCGTTATGAGAAAGCACCATCCATCGCTTATGTGCGTTGCTTGCAGTCCCGGATCCATGATTTGGAGGCAAAGTTGGAAAACGCAGAAaccgcttcttctccgccttcttctcttcttgaaaCTTCGGCCTTCACCAACCAAGACGACAATTCCATTTCTTTAAATGCCCGGGGAGCCGTCATCTACCACAATCAAACGTCGGCCATCCACGAAGATCCACCTGATGCTTCCCATCAATCACCAGACTCTGCACCTCAACCCTCCACATCAGCAGCCGCGGAGAAAACCACCAGTGACACTAGACGTCACCTTGTTGCAAATGCTGCGGCTCAGAAGGATCTCGAATTGCTTACTTTGAATGCTACATCGCCACAGGCTGATGTGCCTCCAGAGATCTCTAATGTCCTTTTAAGGCTGCATTGGTGTTGGTTACACCCGAGCTTCTTGTTCGTCTATCGCCCGGCCTTTACAAGAGATTTGCTGCAATCAGCTCTGCAAGTTCATGACACCACATACTGCTCTGCTACCTTGTTCAAGGTTCTATGCGCTCACAGCTGTCGCTTTATTCGTGACCCGGAAGCTTTGTGGAGCTCTGAAAAGCAAAATGAAAACTTCACTCAGCTCTGCAATCGGCTCATGACGGAGGCAAAAGCACTCCTAGCCATGGAAACGCTAAAGCAACCTTCAATACCTACAATCCAAGCACTGTTGCAACAATCTGCTCGTGATATTGCTTGTGGTcaatcatcatcttcctggcTCTATTCCGGCATGGCCTTTCGCATGGCGATTGATCTTGGACTACATGTTTCCCCCGATATATTACAACGCCACTCTCCTACCCTTTCGACAGAAGATGTCGAAATCAGAAAACGCCTGTTCTGGAGCCTGTACTCATGGGACAAGCACATTAGTCTCTACTTGGGGCGAATGCCTAACTTTGTAACGGGTTCCGAAAGTGTCTCACTTGAGTTCCTTGACGATTTCACGGATAACGACCCATGGGAGCCCTTCTATGGACCCAATCCAGCTTCCAACGAGCTTCCAGCGTATCCAGCGGTTCCGGGCCACATAGTATCTTGCTTCACACAATTATGCAAGCTCTGTAAGCTGATATCGCAGATGTTGTTGAATCTGTATAGCTCAAGCTCCGTCAGCGACACTCAGTCATCACCCAGCGCTCGGGCGGCAGCATTCGTGCACATAGATCGAAAGCTGCAGGAGTGGCATGAGTCGTTGCCATCGTTTCTGCACATTTCCCCAGACAACATTCCTGAGCTGAGTCCTCCCCCACACATCACATCACTCAATTTGATGTACCATACCACCCTTATTCTGCTGCATAGACCGCTTGTCTCCAGTGGGCAAGCCCTCTCCTCCGACGCATCCCGGAAAAGCTGGGAGATATGTCGAtcagcgacgacgacgatataCCATCTTCTGCAAATGTATATCAAGACGTTTGGCTTTCATCATATCACGTACATGAACAGCTACTGTACATACACAGCGGCGACGACTGCCGTATACCAACTGGAAACCTCCGACTTCAGGCCAGATCATGATCATACGAACGAAGCAGTATGGACAGAATTGAGGTTCCTGCTTGACATTCTCCAACGCACATCTTCTGCCATGCCCGGTTTGAATCGAAGCATCGACATAATTCGAACGCGGATCAAGAGAATACTTGATCGTCAAGCAGCCAGACAGCTTGAATCCCTTTTCCCAGCCCAGACACAGTCGGTCGGGCACACGAGCCGGCGAGCTGCTCATGAGGCACCGGCACCGGACAGGGAAAACGAGAGAAATCCGGCATACAATGACCCGAAGTCAACGTCAGTAGACAACGCCCCCAGATTCCCAGGAAGCGAAGACGCGCTGGTAGATGATCCAAATGGCTTGGATGTCTGGCTCCCGGCATTCCCAGGACAAGACGTTTCCTACGGGGCAGAGGTTATGCTTGATTTGAGAGATGTTGTTACTCCAGAGACACGATCTGCCCTCATGGGATCGAATTTGGACCCGCATATGCAGCTGAATGCTCCGATACCCCAATACCCTCAATTCGGCTACGATTCCTTCGGCGAtgcctctttctctccattGCCTCCAGGTGAAGGCATGTGA